The Sorangiineae bacterium MSr11367 genome window below encodes:
- a CDS encoding lipase family protein encodes MKTLQHCTAVMTMLLASLSMEGVAAAATPPSQDAFYTAPAAMPSVPSGTILASRPVTLALPLAVKAWQLKYATTDEHDRPVVAIATLVVPILPYLGTRPLLSYNVAIDSLSIDCNPSYVMQGGVVTPSTSANFGTALEMANVVLALKTGWAVVVPDHEGLAMNFTVGPMSGHAVLDGIRAARSYTEARLRDAPLTMWGYSGGAQATMWAAELAPSYAPELRFKGIAAGGVPVDLVSILRYVGGTYMSGIAAGGVMGQADAYPEYNAHRFLNDAGRKLRADVRRQCIGDLIMNYAFKDLSDYSTVPDMASEPDVQAIAAHSRLGGRKPAGPLYVYHGYWDQAIPYRDVEGLVDGYCKQGVSVTFNIDQLNHVTDHFAYAALGVPGAFVYLQAAVAGFAAPSTCR; translated from the coding sequence GTGAAGACGCTCCAACACTGTACTGCGGTCATGACCATGCTGCTCGCCTCTCTCTCGATGGAGGGCGTTGCCGCTGCCGCCACGCCCCCAAGCCAAGACGCATTCTACACCGCCCCCGCCGCCATGCCGTCGGTACCGTCGGGGACCATCCTCGCATCGCGGCCGGTCACCCTGGCGCTGCCGCTGGCCGTCAAAGCGTGGCAGTTGAAATATGCCACCACCGATGAACATGACCGTCCAGTCGTCGCCATCGCGACATTGGTCGTTCCCATTTTGCCCTACCTCGGCACGCGCCCGCTCCTGTCGTACAACGTGGCCATCGATTCGCTGTCCATCGATTGCAATCCCTCCTATGTGATGCAGGGCGGCGTCGTCACGCCATCCACCTCCGCCAATTTCGGTACCGCGTTGGAGATGGCCAATGTGGTGTTGGCGCTCAAAACCGGCTGGGCCGTCGTGGTACCGGATCACGAGGGCTTGGCCATGAACTTCACCGTCGGCCCCATGAGCGGCCATGCGGTGCTCGATGGCATTCGCGCCGCCCGAAGCTACACCGAGGCCCGTCTCCGTGACGCGCCGCTGACGATGTGGGGCTACTCGGGTGGCGCGCAAGCGACGATGTGGGCCGCGGAGCTGGCCCCTTCGTACGCGCCCGAGCTGCGCTTCAAAGGCATCGCGGCCGGTGGTGTGCCCGTCGATCTGGTGAGCATTCTCCGCTACGTCGGGGGCACGTACATGTCGGGCATCGCCGCCGGCGGCGTCATGGGCCAGGCGGATGCCTACCCCGAGTACAATGCGCACCGCTTCCTCAACGACGCGGGCAGGAAGCTGCGCGCGGACGTGCGCCGCCAATGCATTGGCGATCTGATTATGAACTATGCCTTCAAGGATCTATCGGACTACTCCACCGTGCCCGATATGGCCAGCGAGCCCGACGTGCAAGCCATCGCCGCCCACAGCCGCTTGGGCGGCCGAAAGCCCGCGGGCCCGCTCTACGTTTACCACGGCTACTGGGACCAGGCGATTCCATACCGGGACGTGGAGGGACTCGTCGATGGGTATTGCAAGCAAGGTGTGTCCGTCACCTTCAACATCGACCAACTGAATCACGTGACGGACCATTTTGCCTACGCCGCCCTCGGCGTGCCCGGTGCCTTCGTCTATCTGCAGGCCGCAGTCGCCGGCTTCGCCGCACCGAGCACCTGCCGCTAG
- a CDS encoding MBL fold metallo-hydrolase, which produces MRHWDISAPAAIAASALVQVACATPPRIHAGQEAPAKGYAVKELGDGLYWVTDGAYNTMFAVSTEGVIAVDPLPTLGKNYLNAIREVTDKPIVYVVYSHEHADHIGAANLFPTTAKFVAQRETAAMLERRRDPRRPVPTIIFDGTYRLELGDQMLVLDYHGVNHEAGNLFIHAPKQKVLMLVDVVYPGWMPYKNLGIGVDIPGYVEAHRIALGYDFNTLVAGHVDRLGTRQDVENSLAFVGELRSVVGASMARRTFPDYLKSAPSIKTSWERHNDYELALVDDCYAEMFPKWSPRLAGSESYLKDNCWAMLESLVVQFGPAEVK; this is translated from the coding sequence ATGAGGCATTGGGATATCTCGGCGCCGGCGGCCATCGCAGCGTCGGCGCTCGTGCAGGTCGCGTGTGCGACTCCACCACGAATACACGCTGGTCAGGAGGCGCCGGCCAAAGGCTACGCCGTGAAGGAGCTCGGAGATGGGCTCTATTGGGTCACGGATGGGGCTTACAACACCATGTTTGCCGTGTCGACGGAGGGCGTGATCGCCGTCGACCCGTTGCCAACGTTGGGAAAGAATTATTTGAACGCGATCCGGGAGGTCACCGACAAACCGATCGTGTATGTCGTTTACAGCCACGAGCACGCCGACCATATCGGTGCGGCCAACCTGTTTCCCACGACGGCGAAGTTCGTGGCCCAGCGTGAAACCGCCGCCATGCTCGAGCGCCGGCGCGACCCGAGGCGTCCCGTCCCCACGATCATCTTCGACGGGACGTACCGACTCGAACTCGGCGACCAGATGCTCGTCCTCGACTACCACGGCGTGAACCACGAGGCGGGGAACCTCTTCATCCATGCGCCCAAGCAGAAGGTGTTGATGCTCGTCGACGTCGTCTATCCCGGATGGATGCCGTACAAGAATCTCGGGATTGGCGTCGATATTCCGGGGTACGTGGAGGCCCATCGCATCGCCTTGGGGTACGACTTCAACACCCTCGTGGCAGGGCACGTCGACCGCCTCGGCACACGACAGGACGTGGAGAATTCGCTGGCCTTCGTCGGTGAGCTTCGGTCGGTCGTGGGGGCTTCGATGGCCAGGCGCACGTTTCCCGATTATCTAAAATCAGCGCCCAGCATAAAAACCTCCTGGGAACGACACAACGATTACGAGCTCGCCCTCGTCGACGACTGCTACGCCGAGATGTTCCCGAAGTGGAGCCCGCGCTTGGCGGGAAGCGAGAGCTACCTCAAGGACAACTGCTGGGCCATGCTGGAAAGCCTCGTCGTGCAGTTCGGCCCCGCCGAGGTGAAATGA
- a CDS encoding (2Fe-2S)-binding protein: MPSIAMTVNGKAVRVDVDPSTPLLWVLRDHLQLTGTKYGCGIAQCGACTVNLDGDAVRACVTPVSRAANRHVTTIEGLSPDRSHPVQRAWLEEQVPQCGYCQSGQIMATSVLLSKIARPSDEQIHDALAGNLCRCGTYPRIRKAVHRAAELATEDGKPR, from the coding sequence ATGCCGAGCATCGCCATGACCGTCAACGGCAAGGCCGTTCGCGTGGACGTCGATCCCTCGACCCCGCTCCTATGGGTTCTTCGTGATCACCTGCAGCTGACTGGAACGAAATATGGTTGCGGCATCGCCCAATGCGGAGCGTGCACCGTCAACCTCGACGGAGACGCGGTGCGGGCTTGCGTCACCCCCGTTTCCCGGGCGGCCAATCGTCATGTCACCACCATCGAAGGCCTCTCGCCCGATCGAAGCCATCCCGTCCAGCGGGCTTGGCTCGAGGAGCAGGTCCCGCAATGCGGATATTGTCAATCGGGACAGATCATGGCGACCTCCGTGTTGCTGTCGAAAATCGCGCGGCCATCGGACGAGCAGATTCATGATGCGCTCGCGGGAAATCTCTGTCGTTGCGGAACCTATCCTCGCATCCGCAAGGCCGTGCATCGCGCCGCCGAGCTGGCGACCGAAGACGGGAAACCGCG